The Danio rerio strain Tuebingen ecotype United States chromosome 20, GRCz12tu, whole genome shotgun sequence genome contains the following window.
TGATGCTTAATTAGGACCCTATGGGCATCACATATTGACGCTTTATCTAATCACTTTTGACACTCGGGGTACCCCTCTGTTCTCATTTTTCGAAGTAGAGTGTCCTCTATTGCTTTAACCGAGAAACATTTTGAATGAGACATTTAAATGAGAGCACATTTTTTGTCAATATTCTGACGCAAATGGCatcagaaatgtttttgtttcactTAAATGACATATTGAGTGATATTTTTGAAGTCATTGGGGTGTATTTCTTACATTCAAAGCTGTCTTATTTagagtataaatatatatgagctAACGAGCTCCTAGCACTAAAGCCTGATTTGTATGAGTCTGTGTCAAGGGATCTCCATAAAAACCCACAGCACATAACACAAAAGGGGTGAGAATTGGCAAACGTGCAATAACTTAAATCATGAAGTAAACATTCAGTAACAATTACATTAAACCATCTGTAAGAAATCTAGGTTTCATCTCATGATTCTGCCCTTCtatttgacaaaaatgtaaatgcagtAGTTAAATCTTATTTCCAGTAGCTCATCCAaatacttctcacatactgtttttcaaattctatgaattcggacatactactcagctcgcatactgattttagcgtactattgAAGTATTTGATTTCGAACGTAGCTTATGTAACGGCCTGGAGTGTCACTTAAAACAGGCTTGTGCCACACTTTTTTATTAAGTGCCGACCAGGAGGACAGCCCAGCAGAATGGTTTGCGGATCATTCTCTGAGACTGGAGGGGTCTTCCACTCATTGGCACTCAAAATCAGACTTGGTAATATGCTCGAGTTTGTTCAAGGTTTCTTCAGGGCCGTGCAGCCAggaaagggcatctgctttggTGTGTTTACGCCCAGGGAGATATGAGATGGTAAAGTTAAATCTCGTAAAGAATAATGCCCACCACACTAGTTGTGGATTTAGCCTCCAATCTTCTCTTAGATATTGAAGGTTCTTATGATCGATGAAAGGATGTTGACAGTCCTCCAACCAGAGATTATTAGCCAAAGCGAAAGGCTGTTTAACTCATGCAGAATTTTAgagattaatttatttacaacatcACACTTAAACTACTGTAACTCAAATTAAATTAGCCAATCCTATATGAATTGTTTACAAGTGGtccaatttttcatttttacagtatgtttttaaGGTATTAAATGGTCAGGCACCATCTTATATgtctaattttattattgttaaaatatcttGCAGATATTTAAGGTCGTCAAAGCAGAAAATGTTAAAAGTCCCTAGATCCAAACTAAAGAAAATAGGAGACCAAGCTTTTTCTGTAGTAGGTTCTAAAATGTGGAATGAGCTACCTATGTCTATTAAAACAATCTCTAATGAATCCTTGTTCAAAGGAAAACTCAAACTACATCTTTTAGTAAAAGCTTTTGAATTGGGAGGAACTTGGTCTCTTTGTGCCTATCTCTGTTTCAGCGGTGtgcatttaatgtttttgtgTGATGTACTgtatcctgttttacatgttgtttatttttgATCCTTTATAACCCAAGGtgtaaagtaaacacaaaacaaaacacaccacCACTATTAAGCCAGCCAATCACAGCTCGTGTTAAGGATCAGTTCATTGTCTAGTTAAATtatttgagaggtgcatgtcaggtTCTGACAAAGTGTAATAGACTGTGCAAAGGCGTCTTGCAAACCAGCCACACACATTGTACACAAAAAGTGTAAAGTTCGCCATAAACCAAACCACTGGCAGATAAAGTTGCAATGTCAATCAAACATACAGGTTATTTCTTAGAGAAATACATGCAACTGCCATCTCCagtagttcatttattcattcattttcttgttggctagTCTCTTTATCAATTTGGGGTCGCCaccacggaatgaaccgccaacttatccagcatatatgttttatggagcgaatgcccttccagccacaacccatcactgggaaacatttatacacacaaattcacaaacacactcatacactacgaccaattttttagcatacccaattgacctgtaccacgtctttagacttgtgggggaaaccgaagcgcccagaggaaactcacacgtacatgcaaactcaacacagaaatgccaactgacccagccgagctggaaccagtgatgttcttgctgtgaggctaacgtgctacccacttcgcTACCGTATTGCCCATCTCCATTTGTCAGTCACAAATTCTAATATTGCCACTGGAAAAAGCATCCTGTGTCAGCTCGGGTTGTCAAATGCTATTGGCTCCCTCTTTGTCTTGCAACCAATCGTGTCGCACTAAAGTGCTCAAGCACCTTATTGAATCAGAATATTTTTTCCAGTGATTAAAACCACAtaagtggcacagtggttagagctgtcaactcacagcaaagATGTCGCTTGTTTGATttccgactgggccagttggcatttctgtgtagagttgcacgttctccttgtgttggcatgTGTTTCATGAGGGTgcttcaaagacatgcactaaactaaataaactaaagtgaatgtgagagtaaatgggtgttacccagtacaAGGTTGCGtcaggaagggcattcgctgggtaaaacatatgatggaatagttggcggttcattccactgtggtaacaaatcagagactaagctgaaggacaatGTTCTATAAATTGCATTGTCCTTTGCATAATGACATTAAATGGCTTCAGATGACTTGGAATGCAAATCAACTTGTTTGTACTTCATGTtattttgcacacacacaaacacacacatgcacacaaaaaacaCAGTACTCAATTTTTATTTGCTTGGTGGTTATGTATGCTGTTGAGAAGTGGGAAGGTTTAGGGTAGATGCTCCAAAATATCTACGTTCATAAActgatttgtgtttttgtgttttaaaaatatgtgaGCCGCTTAATGTGATGCATAATGCGAATGACCAAAAGCATCAGGAGAACTCCAATCAATGTGAAATGATGCCGAAATCCATGATTACAAGAGTTTGACTAAAATCAAACATTGCTGCTAAAAAGGGTGGGATAGAATGAGATGAGAATGAGAATGCAAAATCGCAAGTCAAAGTCCACCAATCTTGAACTTTGGAATGCAGTGACATGTAaaacttgtcgcatgagcttgAGTTTCCAGTCTGCctcattcacatgcgtatgaattgaagtcaatggggcaaaaagtgcagtgtCCACGGCTGAAGGAATACGTCACAAATTAAATAACGGCTCTGACCAAGTGTCTCTATGTGATGAGTAGGGAGGGAGAATGTGTTGTGTGAACACACAACCTGATGCATGGTTTAATTGTGATATTTTTAGGTACCATATTTAACAATATTAGATTGTCCACTTCGTTtcactaaataaaactaaagctGAAATGGCCTCTGACATCGTACACTAATTACAGCTGCAGAGACAGATTTTTTTGCACTTATTTGAGTaagcattactttattttttcactGCCTTTTACAAATCATGTGCCCAATGACATTAATATATAAATCACAAGCCAGGTTGGTACTCACTGCAGAACGACTCATTTTATTAATGTGTCATGAAACAACAGTCagtgaaagtaaaaaaataaataaatagtggagtttgcatgttctcctcttgtttgcgtgggttttctacgggtgctccggtttcccccaaaacccatgggttgcagctggaagggcatctgctgcgtgaaacatatgctggatatgttggcgatTCATTTttctggcgaccccagattaataaagggactaagtagaaaaaaaaaaaaatgaatgaattaataatgtcAGCTGTGTCACTCAGAGCAGTCAATCACAATGACATCAATCATGAATATTTGAATAACTAAACTCTTGGAAAGACACGAGTGTGAAAAGAGTCGAATGAAGAGGCAAATAATCACAAAGAacgggtaaataaataaataacatcaatatagttttgaaaaatatacaggtatggaaaaaaaaatcaagtctacttgaatattgaacatatATTATTAAACGTGTTTGAGTAAAATGATACCTGCTGCATTCTGTATAAggtgatttttatttgtttctttcttcgtgtgtgtgtgtgtgtgtgtgtgtgtttgatataaatttatataattagtTTCAAAGTTTTCTCTTAGTTATATAAAACTCttgtcttttatttttgctaACTAAACCAGGAGGGCAGTTTTGGTTTTCTACTAAATCCTACATTATTCATTGGACAGCATATTTTAGAACGTACTGTGGCGTCCTCTAGTGGACACTTGGGAAGCTAGAATTGTCACCAGTTCAATTTCAATGTTTACTGTTCATGCAAAGTTATTAATTGATATTTCATACTTATGAAAGACCtactttatatgatttatattttttcttcaataatTTAACAGTACCATCAGTATGCACATTTTTACATTCTTTCCCCTCCCCAACAGTGGCAGTTATAGTAATTAGATGTTGCTATCATAAATCCAATAACCACAGATAAATGAtataaactcaataaataaaaagcacacatacaaaaaaaaaaaaaaaaaaaWtatatatatatatatatatatatatatatatatatatatatatatatatatatatatatatatatatatagtttaaaaacaaaaataatacatatataaaataatttcactTTTACAGTGAGTCTCAACACAGTGGCCTTATTCATCCTTCAAAAATGCCGAATAATTTCCTATCTTCTCTGATAAACATCCAATTCATCAAGTAATGTatgtcatttttttcatatgCTGCCACCTTCCCCAGTTCCGTAACTTATTTTTGAAATTATGGTAAACCTGCTGAATGCCATCGCCTCATAATGATTTGTCTTCCAATCATAATACTTATTTCAATCCACTCAGACATCTTCACACCAAACCCCAATACTAACAGTTCTCCCAGTTCATATGTTAAAGGACAAATCGAAAAGCAGAATCCAAAAACATCCTGAATATAAATGTGCACTTTAACCTATTATTTTAGAGCAGGACCACAGGGCATGCATCAAGTCTCCTTCGCTCTCACATCTCCAGCATTCAGCAGAGTCTAAGCCTGAAAAGCCTACTCAAGGGTCCAGTATATGTATGCctccatttacacacacacacacacacacacacacacacacacacacacacacacacacacacacacacacacacggctgaagtcagaattattagcccccatgaattattagaccgcttgtttattttttcccccaatttcagtttaacggagagaagattcttttaacacatttctaaacattatagttttaataacgcatttctaataactgatttattttatctttgctatgatgacattaaataatattttacagacatttctaaacagcttaaagtgacatttaaaggcttaactaggttaattaggtaaactagtcaggttagggtaattatgcaagttattgtataacgatggtttgttctgtaaagagaaaaaatatatagcttaaaggggctaataattttgtccctaaaatggtgtttgaaaaattgaaaaaaatcaaaactgcttttaatgtagccaaagtaaaacaaataagcctttctccagaagaaaaaatattatcagacatactgttaaaatgtccttgatctgttaacttcatttggaaaatattttaaaaagaaaaaaagattgaaGGGGGCTAagtattctgacttcaactgtgtatatatatatatatatatatatatatatatatatatatatatatatatatatatatatatatatatatatatatatttatatatatatatatatatatatatatatatatatatatatatatatatatatatatatttatatatatatatatatatatttatttatttttattgtactaAGCACACTCCAACATTTCTTGATATTTTCATCAAAAATCCAAATTTTTTGGTCAACAGAAATAAAATGATTACAataaatagatatagaatataatagttgagataaaaacaaacaaaaagccaaAAGACTCCTCCCATCTTCTAATTCCAAAGCAAAAACTGTTTGTGTATCATTGCAATATAAAGATAAATGAAATCTTTACAAGACAATAGCATTTTTAgactattatgttttattattgattttttaaaaattcttctgtttatcaaggcggcatttattaaaatgtaaaaaaaataaataaataaattaaaaaaaaggttaaatatttattactattttgaataactgttttcttactgtatgtagtttcaaatgaaagaaTACATcagtcattattgtttttattactattaccattaatggtaataataataataataataataataataataataatattacagtgATTTCTGACGGAGAAAttgagtaatgaagctgaaaatgcatctataaaatcactggaataaatgattcaaataaattataaactacttttgaacagttattttatagtgcaataacattttacagtttgtactgtatttttgatgtaaTGAATGCAGCCACAGTGAGCAGGATcaccttattttaaaacatttaaaaatcatacggACCCCAAACCTTTGACTGAGAGTGTATATTACAAATGATTTAAAGAATAAGGAAGAGGGAATTGTCAAGCTGAATCAACAATCGTTTTCTTTGTATTGAGCTCAGATACGCATATTTCCTTAATCTTGTGACACACCCAGCAGTTTGAATTCAAACAAtgaatgctttaaaatattttattgacaAAAAGAGTGATATACatctaaaatacatttaataatatctttcaaaatacaacattttacataTGCAGTGGTCTAACATTAGAGTATCtgaaataaagacaaatataCTGCAATAGAAATGTAATCATCATGTGTATTTTCTATCAAGTGTTTTACAGTGATTTTTGTTGTCAGGATTTGCCATCACTTCCTTCAGTCTTCTGAGGAGACTCTGGACTTCAGCAGGTCAAATCAAGCTTTGGAGGGTTTATATCAATGGACCATCATCCCAAAGACTAGACTCCTTACTTTGACTCCTTTTCTTGATCTAGAAGAGCTGATCTAATTCCCAGCTTCTGCAGTTCCTCCACCAGGTCTCCACTCTGATGCATCTGAAGTAGAATATCACAGCCGCCGACAAACTCGCCATTGAAGAACACCTGTGGGATCGTCGGCCAGTTGGAGAAAGTCTTTATTCCTTTtagaagaaacaaaacaaaatgtcagCAAAAATATCAATTCGGGAAAAGGATGAAactcatttttatatttacattcttCAGGAAACAGCTCAATGCCTTCCTCAGAGTGTAAAACTAACAGATAACAGATaataccattgttttatacttaacTCTGACAATCAATTTAAAACAAGAACTgcaacattttttagattttattaaatattttaataatattttgtttttatttgtataaaaatagATGCAACAATATGGCTATGCTAAAaccacaacaaaaataataatagaaaacaataaaattagaCAACAACTagtcaacaaaataaatacaatttaaaatctaataaataaattgataatttctaataataattaaacaagacCCTTCAGGCCATAACAATATGCTATATAACTATTTTCTGGTGAAAAAAATTGTGTCTTTTATAGCTGGAAATCATGAtttctctttttcattttttttttcattatgaattattgtgtgtgtgtgtgtgtgtgtgtgtgtgtgtgtgtgtgtgtgtgtgtgtatatatatatatatatatatatatatatatatataatataatatatgaatgaTATATGCATTTGAGAagtaacattaattattaatttatgttaaaCAGGATGCTACTTGCACCAtgttgtagcattcattttaaattgtCATCTACTTTGTTTCCTTTAAACTGCCTGGTCCTAAACTTTCAAGTCAAGGCTTTACTGTTTGCAAACTAACCTCAGCCATTTAAGGTTAACTCCCCAAATTCTTCCTGCTGCTCTGGACTGATAAAGACAATCAGAGCTGACAGCACTGCTGTTGCCGTTAGCACACATATGCTGGACTAATTCAGTTTTAGACCCAAGTTAtcaacaaataaattgttttaagaaaaataaataaataaataaataaataaataaataaataaataaataaataaataaataaataaataaaaaaatctgcaggtattttaaatatttttgaattacttaaataatttgttatttcaacttttttaaaatatgcatacatTTTAACTACAAATGAAAATACAAGCTGTCAAATATTAAGTAACTCAAAAAAGGTTTTTAACAAGTGAAGGCTAAGTAAAAAAGAtgacaatttttcttttttttgggtgaactttcctttTAAGGTCTAGTATCTTGTGGAAaacttctgagaaaaaaaaaacacaacaacaacaacaacaacgtacCTTTATCTTGTACAAATTGCTTCAATCTCATAACTTAGTGTAACATCAAGGCAATATTACCACAtaataatgaggaaaaaaaaacatttttatgatcTCATATTAAGCAATATAAGACTAGTATAACGACCAATAATGGACTCCTTGGTGCTATTACAAGAAGACAAAACTATTTCAAAACTGCCTCTTAATGATAACATTccttaaaacaatgaaaaatgtcCTCATGACAAATGTCTCAGTAATCTCTCATATTAGATACAAAACATGCAAAAATTaggattaataaaaatacagaattttCTGGTTATTGGGACTTAAaaacatcatttttaaattgacTTATAACTTCAAAATCTCTCGTTGATATCTTGTGACTGGTGATGGAATATATGAGCAACGAGAAACTTTTtcaaattgataaataataataaaatagtaataataagagATGCCAAACCATTATTGTGTGCAACGATGTATAACATTTATAAAAGTTCCCCATAATAATGAGGAATTTCCTTGTGATGAtgctaaacttaaaataaaacaatatagttGATAGATGTCTGAATAAGCATCCTAAAATAATGGAACACTGTCATGTAATGATGCTTTGGTTTCCCATAAGAACagagtgaatataaaaccaactttacctctatgattTCAGAACGAATATTCAAAAATATGGAACTTATCATAAGTTGTCACTGAATATAAACCCAACTTTACCTCGTTTAAAATTTGTCCTATGACAAGAATGGGTGGTGTTTTGTATACTTGTATATATCTTTCTCAAGTCATTATATTGATTAATGTTATGTTAATTCATATGTTAAATCACTGTTAGGGGATTGTTATATTGATAATGTATTAACAGTAAAAGCTGATAATGTTGAGATGATAAGGTGAAGTTTCAAACTTTATGAGAAATCAAGTAATTATTAAAgtgtcattatttttatttagttttttttttttttttacaattcattAGTTAATATTGAGAAATTGATgagaaccattttattaatgttgttttttactaATTTAGTACTATGAGAGAGGACTGTACAtcatatacagtatttaaatgatCTGTTATTTGAAGTGTAggtcattcgttcatttagaagtctcaatattatttaccatgttactttgaatatttgatcggaattagcatgcaagtatgactactaaacaacattaacacactgtatttcactgtgaacaatgctgtactttgatagtatTTGGTGCTAAAATAATTTCTctttttagaatttgcaaagaatacgtttctgaaattatattatttagtagaatgtctgaatatccaaatataaaaccaacttaaccacTATTCTGAAGTCACATGCAAGTATTAACTTACTTAAAAACACAATTAGCACTATTAAGTGGTCTGTGAACaatgtactttaatagtcatggGCTGATTTCATTACTTagtatttgcaaagaatacttaaCAGAAATTATATTATCAAGGAAAAGGCCATAATGACTGAatttaaaactaactttaccttaatatgtttgcaaatatatGCACATAAAGCGTTACACTTAAGATATACTtataacttacatttttttttaaagtgacagcTTAAATTTGACCTTTAAACTAGTTATTTCTGATTAGCATGCTATATGCTCAAGAATAATCACACTAGAGATTAGCACTTCACCCAAGTCAAAATGTAACTCTAACCAGTTTTAAAACTCTACAAATCCTCCAACCCCCAGAGACCATCAGCCACTGACCTTGTCTGACATCCTGGTCATCCAACACGTTATAAGAAGCGTAATTATCGACTCCGTGCATCCTGAGGATCTGAACGACGGCGTTGCTGAAGCCGCACATGGGCTGAGCCGGAGTGCCTTTCATGAACACGACCACCTTGTCCTTCTTCACCATCTCCTCCAGGTTCTTCTGTCCCGCTGAGGAGCACATGAGACGGGCCCTGCCGACCGACAGCTCCCCGTTCTTATGCGCGGTTTTGTACTGCCATGTCGCCGAGCGAAGACACCGCGCTGTCGACCTAAAAACG
Protein-coding sequences here:
- the glrx5 gene encoding glutaredoxin-related protein 5, mitochondrial, which produces MNSVFRSTARCLRSATWQYKTAHKNGELSVGRARLMCSSAGQKNLEEMVKKDKVVVFMKGTPAQPMCGFSNAVVQILRMHGVDNYASYNVLDDQDVRQGIKTFSNWPTIPQVFFNGEFVGGCDILLQMHQSGDLVEELQKLGIRSALLDQEKESK